Part of the Methanococcus voltae genome, GGACATATCGAATAAAAAAATTTATTTTTATTATTTTCTTATTTTTAGTTCTATTTTATTATTATTATTATTATTATTATGTTTATATTCGTATTTTATTATTTTCTAATTTTTATTACACATTTTGTATCCTATTTTACGAAGATTATTAATATTTTAAAATAGATAATATCTTAAACAATTAACTAAAAAATGTCATAGTATATTTATTTATTAAATATTAATTACGGAATATTACAATTATTGTATTACGAATAGGTGGTTTTATGTTTATTGATGGCAAATGGATACTCAGAGATGAAATTGACGTTATAAATCCGTATGATTACAAAGTCATTGAAAAAATTACTGCAAATAGTAGGGACGAGACTAAAAATGCGATAAAAGTTGCCATGGAAAATAAGGAACATATGCACAAATTATCGGCAAACAATCGGTATAAAATATTAATGAGATTAGCAGACGCTGTTTCAAACAATAAGGACCGTTTTGTAAAGTTATTAGCGATAGATGCAGGAAAACCTGTCCGTCAAGGTCGAATAGAAGTAGACCGTAGTATTACCACACTTAGATTATCCGCATTCTATGCCAAAGAATTACGCGGAGAAACTATAAATTCGGAAAATAGACTCATATATACTAAAAAGGAACCTTTGGGAGTTGTAGGTGCAATTACTCCATTCAATTATCCCTTAAATTTAGTAGTGCACAAAATAGCGCCTGCAATAGCTACAGGGAATACTATTGTATTACACCCTTCGTCTAAGGCGCCATTATCTGCAATATTACTTACAAAGCTAATAGAAAACACCTTGAAAAAGATGAAAATACCATTAGGCGTATTTAATTTAGTTACCGGTCATGGTGAAGTTGTAGGTAACGAAATAGCCACTAATGAAAATGTTAATATGATTTCATTCACGGGCAGTGTAGAAGTAGGTCAAAATATTGCTAAAAATGCTGGCATGAAAAAAGTTGCTCTTGAATTAGGTGGCAATAATCCATTGATAGTATTGGAAGATTGCGATATTGATAAAGCCGTAGAAAATGCAGTTAGAAGCAAATTTTTAAATTCTGGGCAGGTATGTATATCAGTAGGTAAAGTTTTAGTACATGAACAGATTTACGATGAATTTATTGAAAAATTAGTTGATAAAACGCGTGATTTTAATATAGGAAATCCTCTTGAGGATAGTACCGATATGGGGCCACTCATAACTTCAGAAAATGCAGATAGGGTGGAAAACTTAATAAAAACATCTATTTCAGAAGGTGGGGAACTAATAACTGGCGGAATGAGGCGAGATTCATTAATAAGTCCTACAATAATTTCGGTTAAAGAAAATAACACATTATTGAATGTTGAAACTTTTGGACCAGTCTTACCAGTTACAAAAATTATAAATATGGAACATGGCCTAGAATTAGCCAATAAAGGCAATTATGGGTTACAAGCGGGCGTATTTACGCGAGATATAAATAAAGCCATGTATATTGCAGAAAATCTGAATTACGGCGGGGTAATGATAAATAATAGCCCCACGTTTAGACAGGAGAATATGCCTTTTGGAGGCGTCAAGAATAGTGGTTTAGGGAGAGAAGGAATAAAATATACTGTAGAAGAGATGACCGAAGATAAAACTATTGTAATTCACAATGATTTTAGATTTTAGATTTTAGGGTTAATTTTACTAATTTATTTATTATACATTACATAAAATATTAATAATTTTAAATAAAAAGACGGCTAAATAAGATATATTAAATTATCTTTTAACGATATTAAACATAGTAATATATCAATTATCTTAAACTATATTTAGTTTTAAAAATCAAAATAATTTATAAAAATATTGGTGACATTATGGTTTTAAATTTAGATTGTTTGAATGTCGAAAAAATTCAAAAATTACTAGAAAAAGGAACTTATGCAGATATAAGAGTCATTAAAAGTTGTTCTAACAACATAGTAATGAAAGATGGGGAAGTGGACGAAATATCCAGTGGAAACTACGGGGGCGTTATCGTTAGAGTGCTTGAAAATAATGGCTGGGGCTTAGCAACGTCTAACGACATAAATATGGCCAATATTGAAGAATTATTTACTAGCGCGTATAAAAGTGCCAAATTATCTGATATTCATACTAATAAGGAAGTTATAATGAAAGAAGTTCCAATAGTAAGCGATAGGATAAAAACAAAGGTTAAAATAAATCCTTTGGATATTTCAATCGAAGAAAAAAAGGAATATATGAACATAGTAAATAAAAACCTTAGCGACGAGAATAATCAAATTGTAAGCAAATCCGTTAATTATTCCGATGCAGAGGGTGCTTCTTTACTCCTTACAAGTGAGGGAACATGTATTGAAAGTGAAGGGATAAAAACACTTATGAGAATGATGGCAGTTTCAAAAGGGGAATCTTTACAATTTGCATTTGATAAATCAGGTGGCGATGGTTTTGAAGCCATTTCTGAAGATAATTTAGAAGAAAAAAGTATAAAAGTCAAAGAAAGAGCTTTAAGATTACTTAGTGCAAAACCTTGTCCAAAAGGAGAATTTAACGTAGTTTTAGACCCTGAATTAGCGGGAGTATTTATACACGAAGCGGTTGGACACGCTACTGAAGCGGACTTGGTTTTATCCAATGATAGCGTATTTAAAAATAGAATAGGAGACGTAATCGGTAGTGAAGAAGTAACTGTTATTGACGACCCTACAATTGAAGGTTCGTTTGGATTTTATAAATACGATAATGAAGGTGTTAAGGGAACAAAGTCAACACTTATTGAGAACGGTGTTTTAAAAGGGTATTTGCATTCAAGAGAAACTGCAGGAAGACTCGGTATGGATGTAACAGGTAATTCTAGAGCTCAAGCACTTAATAAGCCTATCGTAAGAATGAGTAATACATACATAAAGTCTAAAAACTGGAAATTCGACGAATTAATCGAAGATACCAAAGACGGTATTTACTTAATTGGCTCTAGAGGTGGACAGGTCGACACAGGTAAAGGTTTATTCCAGTTCAACTCCGTAGAAGCATTTATGATTGAAAATGGAGAATTAACCACGTCACTCAAAGATGCAGGACTTAGTGGCGAAATTATGTCAATTTTACATGACGTAAATGCCGTTACAGATGACTTCTACCTTAGCAAAGGTTACTGTGGAAAAGGAGGTCAAAGTGTACCGGTAGGAGACGGTGGCGGTTTTATAAGAACCAAAACCACTTTGTGTTAAGTTATTCGGTATAATGTATAATATATAATAAAATAGCTATTTTTTAATTTTTTTTTATTGTATTAATTATATTTCTGTAAAAATAGAATATATTTAAAAATAAAATTTTAAGAGTTTAATATAGAGTTTATTATAATCTATAATTTATAATTTATAATTTTTCACATCTATAGTATATTTAGTTCCTTTTTGGAATAATCCGCATGAAGAGCCTAATTTTAAATTCATTACGGTATTTTCAACATCGTTTACCATTATAGAACCCATGTGCGTTATTTTTGTTCCTTCCAATAATTCAGGGTGCATTTGTGCCGTAGGTCCTGTTAAAACATTTATTTTAGAATTTACCGCCCTATCTAATACCATGTCGATTGTATCGTTTACCATGGTTGAGCCAGTTATAAATAAAGCGTCCATTTCTGGCAATAACCTATATTCAAACGTATCCATTAAGAAACCACCTGAACAACATGAGCCACCTCTATCAAAAACATAGATATTGTAGTCGCCTTTTTTTTTCAATTCATTTGCAATAGGTGCTATATTTCCAATAAATCCTATGTTTTTTACACCATCTAAGTTTAATATAACTTCTACGGCATCCTGTTTCTTTAAATCCTGTGCCATTATATAATACTGCGAAATTGCATTTATAGCAGAAATACCCAAAGCTCTGTCAGTGTATGAAAAACTTGAGACTTTTTCTAGTAAATCATATAAATCTGGTGTTTTGTTCTCCAACTTATTACAGGAGCCCCCCTCATTTAATGTCATACCTGCCCCCAAAACCTCTTTAGAAGTTCCGTCAGTTTTAACAAACTCTAAAACCGTATAAGCGTAAGGTATTCCTAGTGCAAAGTCCTTTAAGATTACTTCCTTTAAATTTCCGCTTTCTATGTCTTTTTTTATTAAATTTATTGCTTTTTCTTTCATTTGTTCTACAATCATAGTGCCACCCAGGGGATTTATAATTAAATATGTCACATATGTATTATTATATATTTTATTTCCAAATTTGAGTTTTGATTTAATTTGATTTAATTTAATTTAGGTTAATTAATTTAGTTAGTTTAGTTAGTTTAATTTTGATTTTAAGTTATATTTTACTTTAGATCATCCTAAAGTAATTGAATTAGATTATTAATTATTAATTATGAAACTAATATACATTAATATCAATATTTAATTAATATCGGTTACATATAAGAGTTACGAAATGAATTCGTTAAAAAAATACATGGGGGTATTTATATATTCGGAATCACAATCTTTTTATTGTTGTATTGGAGTATATCAGTGGATAATCCATAAATATCCATGAAAGTATCCCTATTAAGTAAATCCTGACCGCCACTATTTACTATTGTTCCGTTTTTCATTGTAAATATCTTATCTGAAAAATATGTTAAATTAGGGTCATGTAATGAGAATAAAATTGTTTTTTCATATTCTTTTGAAATTTTTTTGATTACATCCAATATTAATACTTGATTTTTAAAATCTAAAAAACTCGTTGGTTCATCAAATATCATAACTTTGCTATCTTGAATTAAAGCCCTTGCAATCATTACCAGTCTTTTTTGACCGCCACTTAATGATAAAAAACTTTTGTTTGCCAAATGCTCAATTTGTAACTTATTTAATGTTTTATACACTAATTCTTCATCTTCGATAGTTGGACCATTGAAAAAGTTAACATAGGGATTTCTGCCCATTAATAATATTTCAAATACTGAATAATTAAAATTAATGCTAAATTCTTGTGCGGAATAAGTTATGAGTTTAGAACGTTCTTTGGGATTTATCTGAGATATTTCTTTATTTGCTACCTTAACATTACCGGTGTAATTCAATAAACCGGTGATACATTTTAATAAAGTAGATTTTCCTACCCCATTCTGTCCTAAAATACAACCAACTTCGCCCTTTTTTAATTCTAAATTACATTTATCCAATACATTGTGGTTTTCGAATTTATAGTTAAAATTAACATTTGAAACGTCTAGCATTAGTTTTTTTGCCATATTAATCATCCCACCATTGTCTGATATTAATTTAGTATTTTAATAATTATGAGAATTTAGAAGTTTAGAAATTTAGAAGTTTATAAATTAACAATTGTTGATAAAATCAAAATTAAAGCTTATTTTGATTTCTAATCAATATTTTTAACAGTATTGGAACTCCGATTATTGAAGTCATGACACTTAATGGTAATTCTGAAGGTGTTAAAGAACGCGCTATAGTGTCACATATTAACAACAATGACGCTCCTGTGAACATTGATGCAGGTATTAAACGTCTATTGTCTACACCTACAACTAAACGAGCTATGTGTGGACTTACCAATCCAATCCATTGCACCATACCTGCCATTGCAGTAGCGGAAGAAGTCCCAAGTGTTGCAAGTAATATTATAATTACGGAGTATTTTTTAACATTTAAACCAAGAGATTTGGCGTTTTCCTCGCCCATTGATAATATATTAAATTGCCATTTTAAGAGGTTTAAACCAATTATACATATTATTAAAGGTATTACAGTAATATAAACATCATCCCAACGGATACCAGTAAAACTACCCAATAACCAGTATGTAATTGCTTGTAGTTTGTCAGTTGGGTTTGCAACGTATTTTATAAGTCCCACACCTGCGGAAAATAGTGCGGAAACTGCGATACCTGCCAAAACCAAGTTTATAATGCTGGATTCGGATTCAGTTCTTAAACTACCATTTAATTTTTTCCCTACAGTATATGTCAATGCCATTGCTACGATACCAGACAAAAAGGCGGATATCTGTATTGCATAAGGGTTGTAAGATATCAAAAGAATTGCCAAAACAGCACCAAACGCTGAACCACTTGTTACACCTAATATATTAGGTCCTGCCAAGTAATTTTTAAATAAATTTTGTAATGCCACCCCAGATAATGCTAAACAAGCTCCTGACAGCGAAACTGCTATTAATCTAGGTAATCTTACATTTAATAAAATATTTTTTGCTAATGAATCGGTAAATATACTATTTGGTTCAAACCAAAGTCTTCCAATAAATAATGATAAAATGAAAGAAATTATAAAAATTAAAGGAAATAAGGTTAAAGTATAATTAATTTTTTTAGTATTTTCTGATTTACCACCCAAATTAAGTGCAATAAGTAAATAATTAATAAATTTAAATTCCTTTGAATTTTTGGTAGATAATTTCTTCATTTTTTCCATATTTATCACTTAATTAATTGCGTCTCCGACAATTTTTACTTTGGAAATTTGTTCTGGAGTCATATCGTATACGTCAACATATTGTTGCATTGCTTCGTCTTTTAATGAAACGTTCATAACTTCAGGGTGGATAACTTTTGCAGTCCACATTAAACCCAATGTAAATTTAGGGCTTAATACATCCCATGAATCCCCATCGTTTGGCATTCCATAAACTTCACCGTTTTTAACAGCGTTTATCTCTTTCCATCCTTCGTCGTTCATTAATTGATTTTTAGCATCTATTGATGAGAAATCTCTCGTATAGGTAATGATAATAATTTTATCAGGATTCCAATTTGAAATTTGCTCTACGTTTACGGGCATTTTACCAGTTTCAAGATCTTTTGAAACACTTACCCCACCTGCAATGTCTACCATTTCATTACCCCAGAAATCTCCCCCTGGTGTCCAAAATGAGTTTTTCTTAGCACTGTGTGCCAATACCAATACTTTAGGTTTTTCGCTGTCTTTTACAGTGTCTTGAATATATTGGATTTTACCTTTATAGTAATCGATTAAATAATCGGATTTTTCGGATTTATTAAACATTTTACCCATATTTGATAATAATTTGTAGTAATTAGGTACTGTTTCAATATCTACAAAAAATACAGGTACATCTAAACTGTTCAATTGTGTGTATATACCATTCTTTTCGTTCCAGTATGGTGCAAAAACGACGTCAGGATTAGTTTTCTTAATTTCCTCTACGTTTTCCGTGTTTACTTGCGCCATATCGTCGAAATTAGGGTTTAATATTCTTAAAAATTCGTCACTACCCATTATACCCTTACCTGCTTTAAGGGTGTCTTGAGCATCCAATGAATATATTACAGCGGGTACCATTCCATATGTAGAAACTACACTATTACAGGGGTAATTTACAGTTACATTATTGTTTAAACCATCTAATAATGAAATAGTTGAAATTTTAGTGATTTCGTTACCTTTTACACTTGTATTATCGGTAGTATCAGTTTGTGTAGTAGTACAACCAGACATTGTCAAGATAACGCATAAAAACATTGTCAATATAATAGTTTTTAAAGTCTTTTTCATATTTTTATTTAGTTTCATAAATACACCATTTTATATTTTATAAAGAAACTCCATATTATAGGATATTTAGCATTTAAACCAAAAATTGTAATATATTATAATTACATTTGAACTAATAAATTAATATATAATAATTACAGTAATTATATTATGTTAATCTCCTATATAAATATAACAACTTTTGATTACATCATAAAAATAGATTAAAAATTGAAAGGCATAAACAATTACAAAATAACCTTTAAATCGATAAATAAATACAAATATTGTGCTAAAAATAGAATTTAAAAAATAGTAAAATTGGATAAATAACTAATTACTAATAACTAATAACTAATAACTAATAACTAATTAATAAGTAAATAGTAAGTAAATAATCTATTATTCCATTAAACTTAATTTCTTAACTTTATTATAGAAATTACTTCCCTTTACAAAGTAAGTA contains:
- a CDS encoding lactaldehyde dehydrogenase; translation: MFIDGKWILRDEIDVINPYDYKVIEKITANSRDETKNAIKVAMENKEHMHKLSANNRYKILMRLADAVSNNKDRFVKLLAIDAGKPVRQGRIEVDRSITTLRLSAFYAKELRGETINSENRLIYTKKEPLGVVGAITPFNYPLNLVVHKIAPAIATGNTIVLHPSSKAPLSAILLTKLIENTLKKMKIPLGVFNLVTGHGEVVGNEIATNENVNMISFTGSVEVGQNIAKNAGMKKVALELGGNNPLIVLEDCDIDKAVENAVRSKFLNSGQVCISVGKVLVHEQIYDEFIEKLVDKTRDFNIGNPLEDSTDMGPLITSENADRVENLIKTSISEGGELITGGMRRDSLISPTIISVKENNTLLNVETFGPVLPVTKIINMEHGLELANKGNYGLQAGVFTRDINKAMYIAENLNYGGVMINNSPTFRQENMPFGGVKNSGLGREGIKYTVEEMTEDKTIVIHNDFRF
- a CDS encoding TldD/PmbA family protein, with product MMVLNLDCLNVEKIQKLLEKGTYADIRVIKSCSNNIVMKDGEVDEISSGNYGGVIVRVLENNGWGLATSNDINMANIEELFTSAYKSAKLSDIHTNKEVIMKEVPIVSDRIKTKVKINPLDISIEEKKEYMNIVNKNLSDENNQIVSKSVNYSDAEGASLLLTSEGTCIESEGIKTLMRMMAVSKGESLQFAFDKSGGDGFEAISEDNLEEKSIKVKERALRLLSAKPCPKGEFNVVLDPELAGVFIHEAVGHATEADLVLSNDSVFKNRIGDVIGSEEVTVIDDPTIEGSFGFYKYDNEGVKGTKSTLIENGVLKGYLHSRETAGRLGMDVTGNSRAQALNKPIVRMSNTYIKSKNWKFDELIEDTKDGIYLIGSRGGQVDTGKGLFQFNSVEAFMIENGELTTSLKDAGLSGEIMSILHDVNAVTDDFYLSKGYCGKGGQSVPVGDGGGFIRTKTTLC
- a CDS encoding Rossmann-like domain-containing protein, translating into MIVEQMKEKAINLIKKDIESGNLKEVILKDFALGIPYAYTVLEFVKTDGTSKEVLGAGMTLNEGGSCNKLENKTPDLYDLLEKVSSFSYTDRALGISAINAISQYYIMAQDLKKQDAVEVILNLDGVKNIGFIGNIAPIANELKKKGDYNIYVFDRGGSCCSGGFLMDTFEYRLLPEMDALFITGSTMVNDTIDMVLDRAVNSKINVLTGPTAQMHPELLEGTKITHMGSIMVNDVENTVMNLKLGSSCGLFQKGTKYTIDVKNYKL
- a CDS encoding ABC transporter ATP-binding protein; translation: MAKKLMLDVSNVNFNYKFENHNVLDKCNLELKKGEVGCILGQNGVGKSTLLKCITGLLNYTGNVKVANKEISQINPKERSKLITYSAQEFSINFNYSVFEILLMGRNPYVNFFNGPTIEDEELVYKTLNKLQIEHLANKSFLSLSGGQKRLVMIARALIQDSKVMIFDEPTSFLDFKNQVLILDVIKKISKEYEKTILFSLHDPNLTYFSDKIFTMKNGTIVNSGGQDLLNRDTFMDIYGLSTDILQYNNKKIVIPNI
- a CDS encoding FecCD family ABC transporter permease, translating into MEKMKKLSTKNSKEFKFINYLLIALNLGGKSENTKKINYTLTLFPLIFIISFILSLFIGRLWFEPNSIFTDSLAKNILLNVRLPRLIAVSLSGACLALSGVALQNLFKNYLAGPNILGVTSGSAFGAVLAILLISYNPYAIQISAFLSGIVAMALTYTVGKKLNGSLRTESESSIINLVLAGIAVSALFSAGVGLIKYVANPTDKLQAITYWLLGSFTGIRWDDVYITVIPLIICIIGLNLLKWQFNILSMGEENAKSLGLNVKKYSVIIILLATLGTSSATAMAGMVQWIGLVSPHIARLVVGVDNRRLIPASMFTGASLLLICDTIARSLTPSELPLSVMTSIIGVPILLKILIRNQNKL
- a CDS encoding ABC transporter substrate-binding protein — protein: MKLNKNMKKTLKTIILTMFLCVILTMSGCTTTQTDTTDNTSVKGNEITKISTISLLDGLNNNVTVNYPCNSVVSTYGMVPAVIYSLDAQDTLKAGKGIMGSDEFLRILNPNFDDMAQVNTENVEEIKKTNPDVVFAPYWNEKNGIYTQLNSLDVPVFFVDIETVPNYYKLLSNMGKMFNKSEKSDYLIDYYKGKIQYIQDTVKDSEKPKVLVLAHSAKKNSFWTPGGDFWGNEMVDIAGGVSVSKDLETGKMPVNVEQISNWNPDKIIIITYTRDFSSIDAKNQLMNDEGWKEINAVKNGEVYGMPNDGDSWDVLSPKFTLGLMWTAKVIHPEVMNVSLKDEAMQQYVDVYDMTPEQISKVKIVGDAIN